A region from the Triticum aestivum cultivar Chinese Spring chromosome 3D, IWGSC CS RefSeq v2.1, whole genome shotgun sequence genome encodes:
- the LOC123077015 gene encoding GTP-binding protein YPTM2: MNPEYDYLFKLLLIGDSGVGKSCLLLRFADDSYLDSYISTIGVDFKIRTVEQDGKTIKLQIWDTAGQERFRTITSSYYRGAHGIIIVYDVTDQDSFNNVKQWLNEIDRYASENVNKLLVGNKCDLADKRAVSYETAKAFADEIGIPFMETSAKNALNVEQAFMAMAASIKDRMASQPAANNARPATVQIRGQPVEQKTSCCSS, encoded by the exons TGATTACCTCTTCAAGCTTTTGCTTATTGGAGACTCGGGTGTTGGCAAGTCATGTCTTCTGTTAAGATTTGCA GACGACTCGTACCTGGATAGTTACATCAGTACTATTGGAGTTGATTTC AAAATAAGGACTGTGGAGCAGGACGGAAAGACTATCAAGCTGCAAATT TGGGACACTGCTGGGCAAGAACGTTTTAGAACTATTACCAGCAGCTACTACCGAGGGGCCCATGGGATTATT ATCGTCTATGATGTGACAGACCAAGATAGCTTCAACAATGTGAAGCAGTGGTTGAACGAGATTGACCGCTATGCCAGTGAGAATGTGAACAAGCTTCTCGTGGGGAACAAATGTGATCTGGCTGACAAAAGAGCTGTGTCATATGAAACAGCAAAG GCATTTGCTGATGAGATTGGCATCCCATTCATGGAGACCAGCGCAAAGAACGCCCTGAATGTTGAACAGGCTTTCATGGCCATGGCTGCTTCAATCAAGGATAG GATGGCGAGCCAGCCAGCCGCAAACAACGCTCGCCCAGCTACTGTACAGATCCGCGGGCAACCTGTCGAGCAGAAGACCAGCTGTTGCTCTTCTTAG
- the LOC123077016 gene encoding GTP-binding protein YPTM2, with protein MNPEYDYLFKLLLIGDSGVGKSCLLLRFADDSYLESYISTIGVDFKIRTVEQDGKTMKLQIWDTAGQERFRTITSSYYRGAHGIIIVYDVTDQDSFNNVKQWLNEIDRYASENVNKLLVGNKSDLTDKRVVSYETAKAFADEIGIPFMETSAKNALNVEQAFMAMSASIKDRMASQPAANSARPATVQIRGQPVEQKTSCCSS; from the exons ATGAATCCGGAGTA TGACTATCTCTTTAAGCTTCTGCTTATCGGAGACTCAGGTGTTGGCAAGTCATGCCTTCTCTTAAGATTTGCC GATGACTCATACCTGGAGAGTTATATCAGTACTATTGGTGTTGATTTC AAAATACGTACCGTGGAGCAAGATGGAAAGACTATGAAGCTGCAAATC TGGGACACTGCTGGGCAAGAACGCTTCAGAACTATTACTAGCAGCTACTATCGAGGGGCTCACGGGATCATT ATTGTCTATGACGTGACAGACCAGGACAGCTTCAACAATGTGAAGCAGTGGTTGAACGAGATTGATCGCTATGCTAGTGAGAATGTTAACAAGCTTCTTGTAGGGAACAAATCTGATCTCACTGACAAAAGAGTTGTATCATATGAGACAGCGAAG GCATTTGCTGATGAGATTGGCATCCCATTCATGGAGACCAGTGCAAAGAATGCCTTGAACGTTGAGCAGGCTTTCATGGCTATGTCTGCTTCAATCAAGGACAG GATGGCGAGCCAGCCAGCCGCAAACAGCGCTCGCCCAGCCACGGTGCAGATACGCGGGCAACCTGTCGAACAGAAGACGAGCTGCTGCTCTTCTTGA